In the Gasterosteus aculeatus chromosome X, fGasAcu3.hap1.1, whole genome shotgun sequence genome, one interval contains:
- the LOC120809206 gene encoding mucin-2, with product MRVGCVWLCFAALSIASVFDVQARLVRNHVSNICSTWGREHFKTFDGNVYQFPGMCEYNLVSDCHETYQEFSVHMKRKDKDGNPQVSHVVVTINDLLFHITKDMITANNLPVETPYYNGGVQLESNPVYIKLQSKVGITVMWNRDDAVMVELDADYVNRTCGLCGDFNPFHNEFVHNGREISPIEFGNKHKVHRPNDDCEDPSEEEEESLETVLDSCKEFQTTCNQMLRSDPWSSCTRRINPEPYIQACVQDMCGCANNTNYFCVCSTLSEFSRQCSHAGGHPPNWRTPQFCAKQCPYNMIYEESGSPCMDTCALDTSSLCEDHKIDGCFCPPGTVFDDISMRGCIAQSECQCKHNKIYNSGEVYRQDREECTCVEGRWACESLLAPATCAVEEGSHVTTFDGKTYTFHGDCYYTLAKDHASPKFTILVQLVPCANQEFDTCLKSLKILLNNDKNNVLMFTSDGTVKQNMQLISLPYHSGDVSIFHASSFHILLQTSFGLQIQIQHVPVMQVYVSLEQSYRAKTKGLCGNYNMVLSDDMKTPQGMVEGTALMFSNSWKANLMCKDREERLEDPCSLSMENEWYAKHWCALLLSPDSNFAACHSVVDPEIYYKRCTYASCNCEKSEDCLCAVFSSYARACASKGVLLTDWRENVCDKYTKSCPTSQIFSYKHQRCQLTCRSLSTMQQSCTSDFLPVDGCSCPEGLYLNENGICVPMAKCPCYYNEVYVKSGKSISIKDEHCVCTNGMLHCHSWRARSSTCPFPKTFFNCSSAGAADLQLHCARTCLNLDSDDCDSTECESGCRCPAGLLDDGKGSCVKENQCPCQHDGHIYALGSQIADQCNTCTCKSGSWECTKKKCPGTCVIYGSGHYNTFDQQTYGFQGHCAYVAVKNKCGNKTAEESFGVITENIPCGTTGTTCSKTVRIQLGRMEVKLSKGKYEETDLGHGAEIQYRIRRVGLYVVIESAIGLAVMWDGKTTVRIILEPHNSGEVCGLCGNFDGDGQNDFTTQGQMVVSNPLEFANSWKVSSQCPDVDIVSDPCGVRPNRHHWAKMMCSIIIGNTFKECHNKVAPLPFYENCVKDSCACDTGGDCECFCSAVAAYAQACNEASVCVAWRTPEICPVFCDYYNKPEECKWHYHPCHTPCYKTCLNPEGICSEPLPNLEGCYPKCPEDKPIFDEETGWCVEECNGTTTTTPSTTPLTTPTSTTEKTTTTEKPTTTTTSPSTTPTTTTETPTTTEKPTTTTATPSTTPTTTTETPTTTEKPTTTTTTPSTTTTKETPTTTEKPTTTTTTQSTTPSATPPTTTPCIPECEWSEWYDVHNPLQDKSDWETYENILNNGKEICKNPKEIDCRATDYPNKDFEDFVSQTGQVVSCDLDYGLICKKEDQIRPPRKCFNYKIRVCCDMCLNTTTTTTPSTTTTTETPTTTKKPTTTTTTPSTTPTTTTETPTTTEKPTTTTTTPSTKTPTTTEKPTTTTTTTETPTTTEKPTTTTTTPSTTTTTETPTTTEKPTTTTTTPSTTTTTETPTTTEKPTTTTTTTETPTTTEKPTTTTTTPSTTTTTETPTTTEKPTTTTTTPSTTTTTETPTTTEKPTTTTTTTETPTTTEKPTTTTTTPSTTTTTETPTTTEKPTTTTTTPSTTTTTETPTTTEKPTTTTTTPSTTTTTETPTTTEKPTTTTTTTETPTTTENPINYTYNYNREANHNREAHNNHNPEIYISLTHNSHTTHLS from the exons ATGAGGGTGggatgtgtgtggttgtgtttcgCTGCTCTGTCCATTGCCAGCGTCTTCGACGTCCAAGCCAGACTGG TTCGCAACCATGTCAGCAACATCTGCAGCACGTGGGGCAGAGAGCACTTCAAGACGTTTGACGGCAATGTGTACCAGTTTCCTGGTATGTGTGAGTACAACCTGGTTTCCGATTGCCACGAGACCTACCAGGAGTTCTCCGTGCACATGAAGAGGAAAGACAAAGATGGAAACCCTCAAGTCAGTCACGTGGTGGTCACCATCAATGACCTTTTGTTCCACATCACCAAGGACATGATCACTGCGAATAACCTCCC tGTTGAAACACCTTACTACAATGGAGGGGTCCAATTGGAAAGTAATCCCGTTTACATCAAGCTCCAATCTAAAGTTGGCATCACAGTCATGTGGAACAGGGATGATGCAGTCATG GTGGAACTGGATGCAGATTATGTGAATCGTACTTGTGGACTTTGTGGAGACTTCAACCCTTTCCACAATGAGTTTGTTCATAATG GTCGCGAAATCAGCCCCATTGAGTTTGGAAACAAGCATAAAGTCCATCGTCCCAACGATGACTGCGAGGATCcctctgaggaggaagaggaatccCTGGAGACTGTGCTGGATTCATGCAAAGAGTTT caaacCACCTGTAACCAGATGCTGCGTTCAGACCCCTGGAGCTCCTGCACCAGACGGATTAACCCGGAGCCTTACATCCAGGCCTGTGTGCAGGACATGTGTGGATGTGCCAACAATACAAATTACTTTTGTGTCTGCAGCACACTGTCTGAGTTCTCTCGGCAGTGTTCCCACGCAGGAGGGCATCCTCCCAACTGGAGGACGCCTCAGTTCTGTG CTAAACAGTGCCCGTACAACATGATTTATGAAGAGAGCGGTTCCCCTTGCATGGATACATGTGCACTAGACACAAGTTCACTGTGTGAGGACCACAAAATCGACGGCTGCTTCTGTCCTCCTG GAACTGTGTTTGATGACATTTCCATGAGAGGCTGTATCGCTCAATCTGAATGTCAGTGCAAGCACAACAAAATCTATAACTCTGGTGAGGTCTACCGACAGGACAGAGAGGAGTG TACATGTGTTGAGGGTAGATGGGCTTGTGAGAGCCTTCTTGCACCCGCTACATGTGCAGTTGAAGAGGGTTCACACGTAACTACCTTTGACGGGAAAACCTACACCTTCCATGGAGACTGTTACTACACTCTAGCTAAA GATCATGCGAGTCCAAAGTTTACCATCCTGGTTCAATTGGTTCCTTGTGCAAATCAAGAATTTGACACGTGTCTTAAGAGCcttaaaatcctgctgaacaATGACAAGAACAAC GTGTTAATGTTCACTTCTGATGGCACAGTGAAGCAGAACATGCAGCTCATCAGTTTGCCGTACCACTCAG GAGACGTCAGCATATTCCATGCTTCCTCCTTTCACATCTTGCTCCAGACCAGTTTTGGGTTGCAAATTCAGATCCAGCATGTTCCTGTTATGCAAGTCTATGTGAGCCTGGAACAAAGCTAcagagcaaagacaaaag GTTTATGTGGGAACTACAACATGGTCCTGTCTGATGACATGAAGACTCCTCAGGGGATGGTTGAGGGAACAGCACTGATGTTTAGTAACTCCTGGAAGGCAAACCTCATGTgcaaagacagagaggaaagactTGAGGACCCCTGTTCCCTCAGTATGGAGAACG AGTGGTATGCTAAACACTGGTGTGCCTTGCTACTGAGTCCAGACAGCAATTTTGCGGCGTGCCATTCCGTGGTGGACCCTGAGATATACTACAAG CGGTGCACTTATGCTAGCTGTAACTGTGAGAAGAGTGAAGACTGCCTGTGCGCCGTCTTCTCGTCCTACGCTCGGGCCTGTGCATCAAAGGGAGTGCTCTTGACAGACTGGAGGGAGAATGTATGCG ataaatacacaaagagctGCCCGACATCGCAGATCTTCTCTTACAAGCATCAGAGATGCCAGTTGACTTGCAGATCACTGAGCACAATGCAGCAAAGTTGCACTTCTGACTTCTTGCCTGTGGACGGCTGCTCCTGCCCTGAGGGTCTATACCTAAATGAAAATGGCATCTGCGTTCCCATGGCAAAATGTCCCTGCTACTACAATGAAGTCTACGTCAAGTCAGGAAAGTCCATCAGTATCAAAGACGAGCACTG cgTGTGTACCAATGGAATGCTTCATTGCCATTCTTGGAGAGCCCGCTCATCGA CATGCCCATTTCCAAAAACGTTCTTCAACTGCTCCTCCGCGGGCGCAGCAGACCTGCAACTGCACTGTGCTCGAACTTGTTTGAATCTGGACAGCGATGATTGT GACTCCACAGAGTGTGAATCTGGCTGCCGGTGTCCAGCTGGCCTCCTTGATGATGGCAAAGGTTCCTGTGTGAAAGAAAATCAATGTCCATGTCAACACGATGGGCACATTTATGCCCTTGGATCACAAATCGCTGATCAATGCAACACCTG TACCTGCAAAAGTGGAAGCTGGGAGTGCACCAAGAAAAAATGTCCAGGAACTTGTGTTATTTATGGGAGTGGTCACTACAACACATTTGATCAGCAAACGTATGGATTTCAAGGACATTGTGCCTATGTTGCTGTGAAG AACAAATGTGGCAATAAAACCGCAGAGGAAAGCTTTGGGGTTATCACAGAAAACATTCCATGTGGAACTACAGGCACCACGTGCTCCAAAACTGTCAGAATCCAACTAGGG CGAATGGAAGTCAAACTTTCAAAGGGTAAATATGAAGAGACCGACCTGGGACATGGTGCTGAGATCCAATACAGGATAAGGAGGGTTGGCTTGTACGTGGTGATAGAATCTGCCATCGGTCTGGCAGTGATGTGGGATGGAAAAACAACTGTTCGCATCATCTTGGAACCCCACAACAGC GGAGAGGTATGTGGCCTTTGTGGAAATTTTGATGGTGATGGACAGAACGACTTCACTACCCAGGGCCAGATGGTAGTGAGCAATCCGTTAgaatttgcaaatagctggaaAGTGTCAAGCCAGTGCCCAGATGTAGATATAGTTTCTGACCCTTGTGGAGTAAGACCCAATCGACATCATTGGGCAAAAATGATGTGCAGCATTATAATTGGAAATACGTTCAAAGAGTGCCACAATAAG GTAGCCCCCCTTCCATTTTATGAAAACTGTGTGAAAGACTCATGTGCCTGCGACACTGGAGGGGACTGCGAGTGTTTCTGCTCAGCGGTCGCAGCTTATGCTCAAGCTTGTAACGAGGCTTCTGTCTGTGTGGCGTGGAGAACACCGGAAATCTGTC ctgtCTTTTGTGATTACTACAATAAGCCAGAGGAATGCAAGTGGCACTACCACCCCTGCCACACACCTTGCTACAAGACCTGTTTGAATCCAGAAGGAATTTGTAGCGAACCTTTACCCAACCTAGAGG GCTGTTACCCCAAATGCCCAGAAGACAAGCCCATATTTGATGAGGAGACAGGCTGGTGTGTGGAGGAATGTAATGGAACAACCACAACTACACCATCTACAACCCCATTAACTACACCTACAAGtacaacagaaaaaacaaccacaaccgagaagcccacaacaaccacaacttcCCCATCAACTACAcctacaactacaacagagacaccaaccacaaccgagaagcccacaacaaccacagctaccccatcaactacacctacaactacaacagagacaccaaccacaactgagaagcccacaacaaccacaactaccccatcaactacaactacaaaagagacaccaaccacaaccgagaagcccacaacaaccacaactacaCAATCTACAACCCCATCAGCTACACCACCTACTACTACACCTTGTATTCCAGAGTGTGAGTGGTCAGAATGGTATGATGTGCATAACCCACTACAGGACAAGAGTGACTGGGAAACATATGAAAACATCTTAAATAATGGTAAAGAAATATGCAAAAATCCAAAAGAAATAGATTGTAGAGCAACAGATTATCCTAACAAAGATTTTGAGGACTTTGTGAGTCAGACTGGCCAAGTTGTTTCTTGTGATTTGGATTATGGCTTAATATGTAAAAAAGAGGACCAGATCAGACCTCCGCGAAAATGTTTCAACTACAAGATCAGAGTATGTTGTGACATGTGTTTaaacacaacaaccacaactaccccatcaactacaactacaacagagacaccaaccacaactaagaagcccacaacaaccacaactaccccatcaactacacctacaactacaacagagacaccaaccacaaccgagaagcccacaacaaccacaactaccccatcaacta agacaccaaccacaaccGAGAAGCCCACAAccactacaactacaacagagacaccaaccacaactgagaagcccacaacaaccacaactaccccgtcaactacaactacaacagagacaccaaccacaactgagaagcccacaacaaccacaactaccccatcaactacaactacaacagagacaccaaccacaactgagaagcccacaacaactacaactacaacagagacaccaaccacaactgagaagcccacaacaaccacaactaccccgtcaactacaactacaacagagacaccaaccacaactgagaagcccacaacaaccacaactaccccatcaactacaactacaacagagacaccaaccacaactgagaagcccacaacaactacaactacaacagagacaccaaccacaactgagaagcccacaacaaccacaactaccccatcaactacaactacaacagagacaccaaccacaactgagaagcccacaacaaccacaactaccccgtcaactacaactacaacagagacaccaaccacaactgagaagcccacaacaaccacaactaccccatcaactacaactacaacagagacaccaaccacaactgagaagcccacaacaaccacaactacaacagagacaccaaccacaactgagaa CCCCATCAACTATAcctacaactacaacagagaaGCCAACCACAACcgagaagcccacaacaaccacaacccAGAAATCTACATCTCCCTCACCCACAACTCCCACACCACCCATCTGTCCTGA
- the LOC120808685 gene encoding intestinal mucin-like protein yields MARCIENNTIEIIPLVCPPLENITCTNGKEPVLVWDEYLCCQHYACDCVCEGWGDPHYITFDGLFYSYQGNCTYVLMEEILPKHNLNIYIDNVYCDPTEDVSCPRSIIISYKGDVITFINHNLIGAAQLEAQRNGVRLKLPYATHDVKILDSGINLILEIPSLKVVITFGITGFSVTLPYQSFGGNTQGHCGTCNNNQNDDCMLPGGKLIEDCAVMADYWPAKHIYQPKCQIPSVLPTNAPGPAPTSTPCKPDSICHLLTSSLFAACHPFVSPDNFYRGCVFDGCHVANPAVECTSLQTYAAACAQVGVCLHWRNHTTLCEGACPSNKVYKPCGPAEQATCDDNPNESTMNYTTEGCFCPDGMKLFNKDSGVCVDKCGCLDPEGIPREFNERFDYKCQTCICEESTKTVTCKPKACPKPPIANCSEPGFVVINQTNPSDSCCSSFVCQCQSSKCPVYNMNCPIGYKPVISVPEGKCCPERACEPKRVCVHKESEYQPGSPVPAPKCQDCVCTNEVDPRSGLFKIHCEFQKCQTDCDMGYEYMETDSLECCGKCVQTHCIAIVNDTKNLLKPGDTWSPPLNQCEHYSCLMIGDTLTTYKSHVVCPAFVKEDCQPGTIETAANGCCKICVSRDKACKLVSMKQKVMHNRCQSNEEVDMPYCEGSCNTFTKYSEAAAAMQHSCSCCKETRSSNRTIALHCLNGDVVPFSYTHVDECGCGHRDCATAAAQLTRRRRSSTLV; encoded by the exons ATGGCCCGATGCATTGAGAATAATACAATTGAAATTATTCCACTTGTATGTCCACCCCTTGAGAACATCACTTGTACCAATGGAAAGGAACCAGTTTTGGTGTGGGATGAGTACCTTTGTTGCCAGCATTACGCATGTGACT gcGTCTGTGAAGGCTGGGGAGATcctcattacatcacatttgaTGGATTATTCTACAGTTATCAAGGAAACTGTACTTACGTCTTGATGGAAGAGATTTTACCAAAACATAATTTGAACATTTATATTGACAATGTCTACTGTGATCCCACCGAAGATGTTTCTTGTCCACGATCAATAATTATATCTTACAAAGGAGATGTTATTACATTCATAAATCATAACCTCATTGGAGCAGCACAGTTGGAG GCACAGAGAAACGGAGTCCGTCTGAAACTACCATATGCTACACATGATGTTAAAATCTTGGATTCTGGAATTAACCTGATTTTGGAGATCCCCAGCCTAAAAGTGGTCATTACATTTGGAATAACTGGTTTCAGTGTCACCCTTCCATATCAATCATTTGGTGGTAACACACAAGGCCATTGTG GCACATGCAATAACAACCAGAATGATGACTGCATGCTGCCTGGAGGGAAGCTGATAGAAGACTGTGCAGTGATGGCTGATTATTGGCCTGCGAAACACATTTATCAACCCAAATGCCAAATACCATCTGTACTGCCCACCAATGCACCTGGGCCTGCACCAACCTCTACTCCATGCAAACCAGACTCCATATGTCACCTGCTTACGAGCAG TCTCTTCGCAGCGTGCCATCCCTTTGTCTCTCCTGACAATTTCTACCGAGGTTGTGTTTTTGATGGCTGCCATGTTGCCAACCCAGCAGTGGAATGCACAAGTTTACAGACTTACGCCGCTGCCTGCGCTCAGGTGGGGGTTTGTCTGCACTGGAGGAACCACACCACCCTGTGTG AGGGTGCCTGCCCGTCAAACAAAGTTTACAAACCATGTGGTCCTGCAGAACAAGCAACCTGTGACGACAA TCCTAATGAATCAACCATGAACTACACTACAGAGGGTTGCTTTTGTCCTGATGGGATGAAACTCTTCAACAAAGACTCTGGCGTGTGTGTTGACAAGTGTG GATGTCTTGATCCTGAGGGAATTCCCCGAGAG TTTAATGAGAGGTTTGACTACAAATGCCAAACCTGCATCTGTGAGGAGTCGACCAAGACTGTGACTTGCAAACCTAAGGCATGCCCAAAACCACCAATAGCAAACTGCAGTGAACCTGGGTTTGTCGTCATCAACCAAACCAATCCATCAgactcctgctgctcttcctttGTTTGCC AATGTCAAAGCAGCAAGTGCCCAGTCTACAACATGAACTGTCCGATAGGTTATAAACCCGTTATTAGTGTTCCTGAGGGAAAATGCTGCCCAGAACGAGCTTGCG AGCCCAAAAGGGTTTGTGTTCACAAAGAGAGTGAATATCAG CCTGGCTCTCCAGTTCCTGCGCCTAAATGTCAGGATTGTGTCTGTACAAATGAGGTGGACCCGCGTTCTGGTCTCTTCAAGATACATTGTGAATTTCAGAAATGTCAAACAGACTGTGACATG GGATATGAATATATGGAAACTGATTCCCTTGAATGCTGTGGGAAGTGTGTGCAGACTCACTGTATTGCCATTGTTAATGATACCAAGAACCTCTTAAAG CCAGGAGACACCTGGTCACCACCACTGAATCAGTGCGAGCATTACTCCTGTCTTATGATTGGTGATACTTTAACAACATATAAGTCACACGTTGTCTGCCCAGCATTCGTGAAGGAAGACTGCCAACCA GGCACAATTGAGACTGCAGCAAATGGCTGTTGTAAAATTT GTGTGTCGAGGGATAAAGCCTGCAAATTAGTGTCCATGAAACAGAAAGTTATGCACAACCGCTGTCAGTCTAACGAGGAGGTAGATATGCCATATTGTGAAGGATCCTGCAACACCTTCACCAA GTATTCTGAAGCAGCAGCTGCTATGCAGCATTCATGCTCCTGCTGCAAGGAGACACGCTCCAGCAATCGCACAATTGCGTTACACTGTCTGAATGGAGACGTGGTGCCCTTTTCATACACCCATGTAGATGAGTGTGGCTGTGGCCACAGAGATTGCGCCACAGCTGCTGCACAACTGACTCGCAGGAGGCGAAGCTCTACACTGGTGTGA